The Sorangiineae bacterium MSr11367 genome window below encodes:
- the efp gene encoding elongation factor P: MSTTTDIRKGLRIQIDGVPYHVVDHQFVKPGKGQAFTRCRVRNLVNGNVIERTWKSGESVELADVEERKMTYSWEESDTFVFMEIATGDQIHVEKDKVGDAARFLGEGLEVEVTLFNGSAIGVDLPANVIMQVVESEPGIKGDTASGATKPAKLVTGATVNVPLFIKEGEWIKVDTSTGQYLERVNK, translated from the coding sequence ATGAGCACGACCACCGACATCCGCAAAGGTCTTCGCATCCAGATCGACGGCGTTCCCTATCACGTCGTCGACCACCAGTTCGTCAAGCCCGGCAAGGGCCAGGCGTTCACACGCTGTCGCGTGCGAAACCTGGTGAACGGCAACGTCATCGAGCGCACGTGGAAATCGGGCGAGTCGGTGGAGTTGGCCGACGTCGAAGAGCGCAAGATGACGTACTCCTGGGAGGAGTCCGACACCTTCGTCTTCATGGAAATCGCCACGGGCGACCAGATCCACGTGGAAAAAGACAAGGTGGGCGATGCCGCCCGCTTCCTCGGCGAGGGCCTGGAGGTGGAGGTCACCCTCTTCAACGGCAGCGCCATCGGTGTGGATCTCCCCGCCAACGTCATCATGCAGGTCGTCGAAAGCGAGCCTGGCATCAAGGGCGACACCGCCAGCGGCGCCACCAAGCCCGCCAAGCTCGTTACGGGCGCCACGGTGAACGTTCCGCTCTTCATCAAAGAAGGCGAGTGGATCAAGGTCGACACGTCGACCGGGCAGTACCTCGAGCGCGTCAACAAGTAG
- a CDS encoding peptidylglycine alpha-amidating monooxygenase yields MRCLAFLASFAASIALGTLAASCSDSPSPPVVDAAVDANLDAGDGAAATLGLPCAVDSVLARNCRSCHSNPPQFGAPMSLVSWEDLQATSPVDSSAKIYQRVGVRIHNDDDPMPKPPNPRLGIADLAILDDYIATGAPRSGNSCTAVGADGGPVPLDCTPDVHMLPKSRWTMPKDRPDEYVCYGFDIAQATKRHGIAFAPKIDNTRLVHHVVLFQSDEPVDATPHACSPVGSIAWRLVFGWAPGGQNLLLPPEAGFPLEGTSHYVAQIHYNNATGLEGESDGSGFDMCTTSDLRRYDADVMAFGSQNFEIPRQSRHDVNCTFTVPSSFQEVHTFSVMPHMHKLGRALVNTLYPANEPGKPVDMGAQSTFDFNNQVWMRIDATLRPGDLVKTRCAWTNTTQYDVSFGQNTEDEMCYAFTMYYPRIDNSGWTWALPAAAARCAKAE; encoded by the coding sequence GTGCGTTGCCTCGCATTTTTGGCGTCCTTTGCAGCATCCATCGCGCTCGGCACGTTGGCCGCGTCGTGCAGCGATTCGCCCTCACCCCCCGTGGTGGATGCGGCCGTCGATGCAAACCTCGATGCCGGCGATGGGGCTGCCGCGACGTTGGGGCTCCCGTGCGCCGTGGACAGCGTCCTGGCGCGCAACTGCCGCAGCTGCCATTCGAACCCGCCCCAGTTTGGCGCGCCCATGTCGCTGGTCAGCTGGGAGGATTTGCAGGCGACCTCGCCCGTGGATTCGAGCGCGAAGATTTACCAGCGCGTGGGCGTGCGCATCCACAATGACGACGACCCCATGCCCAAGCCGCCCAACCCGCGGCTGGGTATCGCGGACCTCGCCATTTTGGACGACTACATCGCCACGGGCGCGCCGCGTTCGGGCAATTCGTGCACGGCGGTGGGCGCCGACGGCGGGCCGGTGCCGCTCGATTGCACGCCCGATGTGCACATGCTCCCCAAGAGCCGTTGGACCATGCCCAAGGACCGGCCCGACGAATACGTCTGCTACGGCTTCGACATCGCGCAAGCGACGAAGCGTCACGGTATCGCCTTCGCGCCGAAGATCGACAACACGCGGCTGGTGCACCACGTGGTGCTCTTTCAATCGGACGAGCCCGTGGACGCCACGCCGCACGCGTGCAGCCCCGTCGGATCCATTGCGTGGCGTCTCGTCTTCGGGTGGGCGCCGGGCGGCCAGAACCTCCTCTTGCCCCCGGAGGCCGGCTTCCCGCTGGAGGGCACCAGCCACTACGTCGCGCAGATTCACTACAACAACGCCACGGGCCTGGAGGGCGAGAGCGACGGTTCCGGCTTCGACATGTGCACGACGTCCGACCTTCGCCGTTACGACGCCGACGTGATGGCCTTCGGCTCGCAGAATTTCGAGATTCCCAGGCAAAGCCGGCACGACGTCAATTGCACTTTTACGGTTCCGTCGTCGTTCCAAGAGGTGCACACGTTTTCCGTGATGCCGCACATGCACAAGCTCGGCAGGGCGCTGGTCAACACGCTTTATCCTGCAAACGAGCCGGGAAAACCGGTCGATATGGGCGCGCAATCGACGTTCGACTTCAACAACCAGGTGTGGATGCGCATTGACGCCACGCTACGGCCCGGTGACCTCGTCAAAACCCGTTGCGCTTGGACGAATACGACACAATATGACGTTTCCTTCGGACAAAACACCGAGGACGAGATGTGCTACGCCTTCACCATGTACTATCCGCGCATCGACAACTCGGGGTGGACCTGGGCACTCCCCGCCGCCGCCGCGCGGTGTGCGAAGGCGGAATGA